The DNA segment GTCTTGCAGATGCTGGAGCTTAATATCATCTCGCTTACGCTGTTAAGCCATCTCTTTGTGCGCGACTACAAGCGCAAGCCCGCCCAGCTCATCAATATCTCCTCCGCGGGCGGCTACAGCATGGTGCCAAACGCCGTCACCTACTGCGCGAGCAAGTTTTTCGTAAGCGCCTTTACGGAGGGCTTGCACCGAGAGTTGGCGCAGGATAAAGAGGTCAAAAAGCAGGCTAAAGTTCTAGCGCCCGCCGCTACTAGGACGGAGTTCGGTCCCGTGGCGACGGACGATGCAGGCTACGACTACGACGCAGCTTTTAAGCGCTATCATTCAAGCGAAGAGATGGCGGAATTTCTGCTTACGCTTTACGATAGCGACGAGTGCGTGGGCGCGGTGGATCGAAACAACTTCGAGTTTAGTCTGCAAGCTCCGCGATTTGACTACGCGGGCAAACGCTAAATTTTTGCATTTAACGCGTAGCGCGACGAAGCGTGAAATTTGAGTAACGCAGCGCCTGAGCTAAATTTGACCGTAAAGCGTGTTAAAATTTAAAGAAATTTAAGGAACGAAAATGGGTAAAACTGCTTTGGTCGTGGGTGCCACGGGAGCGGTAGGACGCGAGATCGTTCGCGGACTTTGCTAGAATGAAAACTACGACAAAATCATCGTTTGGGCGCGCAGGGAGCTAAAATTTAGCCACGAAAAGCTAGAGACGCAGATCGTAAATTTTAGCGACGTAAAAAACATGCCGCCGCGCGAGATAGACGAGATATTTTGCGCGCTGGGCACGACGATGAAGCAAGCCGGTAGCCGCGGCAGTTTTATAAAGTGGACGTGAGCTACCCCGTAAATATCGCAAAATGGGGCATCGCATCGGGCGCGCGCCGTTTCGCGCTTATTTCGTCGCAGGGCGCGGACGAGCGGTCGAGATTTTTTTATCTGCGCGCAAAGGGCAAGGCGGAGAAAAAGATCGTCGCGCTAAAATACGAGAGCGTGCAAATCGCGCGGTTGCCTGCGATAAAAAGCGAGCGCGAGCAGGTGCGTATCGGCGAGCTCTTTATGATTTGGCTGTTTGGGCTTTTGCCGAAGTTTATCTTAACGAACTACCGCCCGATGAGCGCGAAGGATATCGCGGCTGCCGTCATCGCCGCCGCGCAGACGGAGGCTAAGGGCGTGCAAATTTATCATCCCAAAGATTTTTTACAAACTCGCAGCGATACGTAGGGCAAATTTACGCGCCGCCAAACGTCTTAAATTTAGCGCTTGGGCTCAAATTTGACGCCGCTAGCCGCCTAAATTTACCGGTCGCGCCTTTTATAAAATCGGCGCTAAAATTTAATCCCTCGTACGACCTGCGCGCCAAGGCCCGTTTGCATATGCCGCAAAAACATCGCGTGATAAAAGTCCCCCTCGTGCCCAGGCGCGTCGTAGGTGGCGACGAGGCTTGCTGGCACGACGACTCTGCGCCTGATATTTGCCTCGTTTGCGCTAAGCTTTAGGTGCGAGACTAGCTGATAGACGCACAGATCGGTGCAGTCGCCAAGCACCACAAAGGTGTTTATGTGCGGATTTTGCGCTATAAATTCGTTAAATTCGGTGCAGTAAGCCGCGCTAAGGGAATTTTTGCGAAAGATTTTTAGCTCGTCAAAAAACGGCAGTTTGCGCAGTTGAGGTATCGTATTTGCGCCATCGGTGCCTTTGATAGCGTGCGGCGGAAATGCGTCAAACTCCGCGCAGTTTGCCTCGTGGCTATCCTCGAGTAGCACGAGATTTCTCACGCCGGCTACGTAAGCCGCGCTAAAAGTCTGCACTACGCCGTCCGCGATCGCGCCCACTCGCGGGCTAGCTAGCGGCCCGGTGCTGCAAAATCCCTCTATCATATCCACGCTGATAAATGCGATATTTGCAAATTTATTCGCCGCGCCGCTTGCTAAATTTTCGCTGCGTTTTTCTTTTAAATTTGCCGCCAAATTTCGCTCGTTTTGATTTACCGCGTTAGATTCGCCGCCCTTTTTATGCGAGCCGTCGTCAGCCCCAGCGCCGCGCTCAAATTTATCCGTCGCATCCAAAATTTCGCTAAATTTAATCTCCTTTAGCCCCTCAAACCACTCCGCCAAATCCTCTAAAATTTTTGCGTCAAATTTCATTTTCTTTCCTTTTTTGGTTATTTTTTGTATCCGTTTGCTCGGCTCGCCGAAGCCAAATCGCCTGCCACCGAGCGAAATCTCAAACCGCATCGCCCTAAATTTTCGCGGTAAATTTTATTTACCCGCCTTTTGACGATGACGTTGCTTTCCGAGAGTCTTGATGTCTTGCCGCAGACTTCCGGCTTTAGCCGGAGCGCGCGGTCGCGCGATCTGCAGTCGCTTGCTATGCGGTAGTTCGCATATCCCAAAAGGCTCGTAGGCGCTGCGTAAATCCTCTCGTCCGAGCTCAATTCGGCGCTAAACTCCAGTAGAGCCCGCACGTCTAAAAACTCTCTTTTGCGACTTTTTGGCTGCGCTTTTTCGTGCTCGTCGCGGCTTTTTGGCTCGCTTTGCGCGCCCGAGCTCTAAAGCAATAAACTGTGCTAAAATGTCAAATTTCATCAAATTTGCCGCCTAGCCGCGCGTCTTTGCGGGCAAATTTACGCAAAAGCTCTTTGGCTCAAGCTCGATCTCGATACTGCCGCCGTGGGCTTGGACGATCTGCAGGCACAGGTGCAGCCCAAGGCCGTTGCCCTTTAGTTTGCTCGTTTTAAACGGCTCAAAGACCATGGCTTGGTTTTTGATCGGCACGCCGCTATCGGTCACGGCAAATTTATGCTCGTCGCCGCACCGCTCGTAGTCTATGCGCACCCAGCCCTCGTCGTCCTCGTTTTCCTCGACCGCATCGATTGCGTTAAACAGCATATTTTGAAACACCATCGCGAGCAGATCGCGGTCGCCCACATAGAGCAGGTCGGGGAAATTTAGGCTAAATTTGATCTCCTTGCCGTAGGTGTAGCACTCTATCGCCGCTTCGCACTCGCCTTTTAGCTCGGCCAGGTTAAATTCGCGCGCGTTTATCGTGAGGCCTTTGGTGAAAAGCAATGTGGCCTTGATGATGCGCTCGACGCGCCAGATGGCCTTTTGCATCTGCTCGACGACGGGGCGATCGTGGTTGCCCGCTTTTTTTATCAGCGTGGAGGCTAGCAGCGAGATCGAGCCCACGGGGTTGCGTATCTCGTGGGCGAGGTGGGCGGCGACCTGACCCATCGAGGCTAGGCGCTCGGTGCGTTTTTCGGTCGTTATGTCGGTTGCGGAGATGATTTTTTTACCCTCTTTTTGGGCGATTTTGATGAGGTAGATTTGCCCCGCAGCGCTTATCTCGCCTCCCTCTTGCGGGATAAATTTTAAAATTTGCCCGAGTTTTAGGGCTTCTGAGTTTTGTAAAAATATCTCGCCCGCCTCGTCCAAAACCCAGATCGCATTGGGCAAAATTTCCACGATATCTTTGATGAAGCCTTGCAAATTCGCATACGACGCGGTTAGGTTTTTATACTCGCGCTCTATCAGATAGGTCTGCTCGATCAGGCTTTTTAGTCCGTCTTGGACGCTGGTTTTATCGATCTGGGTCATAAAAGCTCCTCGAAATTTTCTAAATCAAAAAGTAAAATTCGGTCGTTTTTTAGGCGGCGCACTTCGTTGCTAAAGCCGCTTTTGGAAAATAGCGCGACGGCATCGGGCTCAAAGCCTAGTCGCTCGCATTTTTTAAGGAGTAAATTTACCACGTTTTTGCAAATTTTATGCTCTTTAAATTTAGCTTCTCCGACGACGATGCGTCCATCAATGTTTAAAAATATATCTATCTCGATATTTTTTGCCCACAGGCTTCGCACCCGCGCGGGCTCGATACCTAGCCTAAAGGCCAAAAGCTCGCGGCAAAGCAGCTCAAAGCCAAAGCCCGCGTACGAGTCGAACTCACGTCTAATAATCTCTATCAGCTCGGCCTTTTCGCCGTTTTTTAAAAGGGCAAAATTCGGCTCGATGAAATAAAACCAAAATCTAGTAAAATTGTCGTTAAATATAAATTTATCCTGCGCCAGCTCACGTCCCGCGCCTTTTTTGGCTCTTTGGCGTTTATCTTTTACGCGCGGTTTTTCCAGCGTCTTTTCGATGCTGACTAGCCCTGAGTTTATCGCGGCGGCGTAAATTTTTAAGACAAGAGGACGAGGGAAGAATTTACCGAGCGTAAATTTTTTGCGGTCGTTTTTGGCGAATTTGCAAAGCGAGAATTTTAGCTCGTCCGCAAAGGGGCAATCAACGTAAAATCTCATCCGTAAAAGCTCAAATTTATCTAAAATTTCCTTTTCGATCGCCTCGAAAATATCGTAATAATTCGCCTCAAATTTTAGCGCGTCAAAGACTAGATGAAAGTAAATAAGCTGCAAGATATCAAGGTGCTTAAAGCGCGCGAAGCTTGATTTTAAGGCGTAGATTTTTGCTCCTTTTTAGCCCATTTTAGCACAACTTTGGTTATAATTTCTTTTTTTTGTAAGGAAAAATTTTGGTTAGCATCGACGAAATCAGAAAAAATATTATTTTAAAAAAAGGCGTGCGCTACTTTGACTACACGGCCTCGGGCCTAGCCTACGCGCCTATCGAGCGCAGGATCGCAAAATACCTAAAAACCTACGCCAACACGCACTCCGAAAGCGCCTCAAACGCGCTAAAGACGCAAAAACGCTACGAAAAAGCAAGGCAGAGACTAAAAGACGCGCTCGGGCTTGACGAGCGATTTTATCTGATCTCTGCAGGCTGCGGCGCGACCGGGGCGATAAAGAAATTTGAGGAAATTGTGGGGCTTTACCTGCCGCCTATGAGCGCAAACCGCCTAGGCGAAGAGAGGCTAAAGGGCGCAAATTTGCCCCTCGTCATCATCTCGCCCTACGAGCACCACTCAAATGAAATCAGCCTGCGCGAGGGGCTGTGCGAGGTCGTGCGCATACCGCTAAGCAAGAGCGGAGAGATAAATTTCGGCAGGCTAGATCAACTGCTCAAAATCAACTCAAAGCGCGAGATCATCGGCTCTTTTAGTGCGGCGTCAAACGTCACGGGGATAATCAGCGACTATAAAAAAATCTACGTGATGATGAAGCGATACGGTGCGACCGTGGCCTTTGACGCGGCTAGCTTCAGCTCGCATGATAACCTCGACGCGGACTACTTCGATGCGCTATTTCTCTCGCCGCATAAGCTTTTAGGAGGCGTGGGTAGCTGCGGACTGCTCGCGATAAAAAAAGAGCTGGTAAAGTCGGACAAACCGACCTTCGCTGCGGGCGGGACGGTTAGTTACGTGAGTCGCAGCTCGCATTTTTTCGCGCCAAGCGTAGAGCGCACCGAGGAGGGCGGCACCCAGCACGTGATGGGGCTCATAAGAGCCGCGTTAGCATACAGGCTGCGAAACGAGGTCGGCCTAGACGTCATAAAAAGCCGCGAGGATGAACTTGCAAGGCTATTTTGCGAGGGGCTGGATAAGATCCCCGAGGTCGTGAGTTACTGCCCGCGCGCAGTGCCGAGGCTGCCGATTTTTGCGTTTAACGTAAAAGGCGTTTCGCCGTATGATTTTGCCGAAGCGCTGAGCAAGGACTACGGCGTGCAGACTCGCGCCGGGTGCGCATGCGCCGGCCCATACGGACACGACTTGCTCGGGCTAAAAGACGATCAGAAATTTGATCAAAAGCCCGGCTGGGTGCGCGTGAGCCTGCACTATTCGCACACGCAAAAAGACGTCGCCTATCTGCTAAAGGCTATCAAAAAAACTATTAAAAAATTTAAAACCAAAAAGGAAAAGAAATGAATAAAATTTTAGCCGCAGCCTTGTTTGCTCTTTGCGCCGTTTGCGCGCAGGCAAAGCCATATAGCCCCGAGCAGTACGCAAAGGTACTGCGCGAGTACAACTCCGTCGCGGGCGCGAACAACTATTTTGAAAGCGGTAAATTTAAAGAGGAATTCGAGCTTCGCAAAAAATACTGCGACGAAGGCCTAAGAGACGCGTGCGGAGACCTGGGGCTACTCTACGTTACCGGTCTAGGCGCGCCAAGAGATAGCAAAAGGGCTGGCGAACTACTCGAGTACGCTGCCAAAAACGACGAGTTTAAAGCCATATCGGAGTACTACGAAGCCGCACTTGACATAGCTCGCGCGGCGGAAAAGTACCCGGACGACAAGGTCACGCAGCACCTGGGAGCCGAGTTTAAAAACTCGCTAGAGCAGTGCAAAGCCTACAAGGGCGACCGCCACGTGTGCTTCCGCGCGCTGGTGATCAGCGGTATGTTGCCAAAGGGCGAGGGCGGCCTCGGACTATCGCAGACTGAGTTTGCCAAGACGTGGGAGGATATCGTCGTGAGCGACGTCGAGCGCAACGGCATGGACGAATCGAAAGTAAACGCGCTGGCGAACGAGCTAGACGGGCTGGCGACGCGGTAAATTTGTTTTTTTCGGCCAGGCGATCCGTCAAATTTGACCGTCCGCGCTTTTGTCTTTTAGCGAACGGCTTCGCGTCTCATGTAAATTTAGATTACTTGGCTCAAATTTGACGCGTCGGAAATTGCTAGGCTTAAATTTGGGTCGATTTTTGGGTAAATTTATCGAGCGGCGCATAATTTGCTTTTGCTCAAATTTGACCGCTTTTTACGGATAAATTTAGCTCTCTCCTGATGGCATTTTGCGGCTTGCGAGCTTTTGCCCGGCGGACTTTACGGCTATCTTTACGGCGTAAATTTGCTAAATTCTGCTAGCGCCCAGGCAAATTCGGTCGTCAGGCTTAAAGCCTCCGCTTGCGCTTTTTTTGCGCGCGGTCGAATTTACGCGCTCGCGCGGGTTTTGCCCAGCTCAAATTTGCGCGGCGTTAATTTTTACGAATTTACAAAAACTTTGGAGAAAATTTAGATGCGAGATTCGCGCGAGTTTCAGGTCTTAGTGGGCGAGGTAAAAAACGTGAGGTGGAATGCGGCTACGGACGAGTGCGCTTTTGAGATCGCGGGCTCGAAATTTAACGTTAAAAACCTCAAAGATTGCCTCGTGCCTCGCGAAAACGACTGCCTAGCTATCGCCTGTGACGCGAAAAACGAGGTTTGGAATTTTAAAAACTTAACCTCGGGCAAGTGGCTCAAAAACTACGCTTGGCGCGCGCACTTTATACTATCTTGGGCGGCGATCTTTGATATCGTTCCGGGTAAAATTTTAGGCGCGATTTTTGCGATACCTATCATTTATCTAAGCAAGTATTTGTCCGAATTTGCAGGCATGGCGGCCTTGTTTGCCTTTGTTGTTTGCTTATTTTTATCGCTACCCTTTTTGCACATATACTGGAGCGAAAACAGGAGCTTAAGCGGCACGGTTCAGGCGTATCTAGTTTTAAGAAAATTTTTAAATGAGATGGATTTATAAAATGACTCCAAATTTAAGCGGATCTTTTTGATGATAACGCAAAACGGCCTAAAACTGCTCGGCGGCCGCGTAAATTCGCTTGAGTGCGTTTATAAAGACAAAAGCGGATTTGATTACAGCTTTAGCTTGGATGGGCAAATTTTAAACATCCGCACGCTGCAAAGTCCGCTCTTGCCGGTAAATGGCGGCGACGAAACGCTGGTTGTTTGCGATAAAAAAGAGCGAGTTTTGGGGCTAAAAAACCGCTCTTTAAACTCCGCAGCCTGGTACGCCTACGAGCCTAGCTCTTTTTTTGCGGCTCTGTTTTTCGTGCTGTTTTTGCTATTTGGCGCGGCCGGCGTTTGGGCGATTTTCTCGGGATTTGGTGGACGGCAACCGCTTTTTAGCGATTTGCTACTTGTTTTTGGTTTCGGCTCTCTTGCCTTTGCTTGGTTTAAATATCACCGCGAGGCGTTTTTGGGCTTACGCGTTAGGCTGGTGCTCGGCGCCGTAAAAGAGCCCAAGGCAAACGGCAAGGTTAGCGGCGCGGTGCGCAACCTGCGGGTTTTTGAGACGAAAGAGAAAAACTATTTTAGCGTCACTATCGGCGATACGTTTTTGTGGGGTAGCAGCCCTAAAAAGCGCGCCCTGGAGCTAGCAAACGGCGACGAAGCGAGCGTGAAATACGAAAATTTCAAGGTTTTAGAAATACGAAATCTCAGTAAAAATCTGACGGCGAAAAAATCGCAAGGCTTTTTTGAGAGAGGCGTTAGCTTTATCGCGGATATCGCGATTAGCCTTTGCGCGGGACTTGTTTTGCTCTATGCAGGGACGATGGATTTTTGGTTTTCGCCTTTTGCGGGGATTGCCGGCTTGATAATCTTGCTCGGCGGAGTCTGCTTTAACGTGTTTTATAAAAAAGATTAGCGTTTGGCGCGGTTTTTGCCGTGCAAGCGAGATAAATTTGATCCGCTGCATACGAGCTTTGCTTAAATTTGCCGTTTTTGGTTGTATTTTGCAGGGCTAAATTTAGACTTGCCGCAATGCAAATCAAGCATAAATCACGGCTTTTGGTCGCTTTTTACGCATCTAAATTTAGAGTGCGGAGATCAAAATTCAAGTAAAGTCGCCTTAAATTTAGGCAAAAGATACAAACGCCGTCTCGGTCGTCTTTTTAGGCGGATAGGATAAGATAAGCTCTCGCAGTAAGGATTTGGCGCGAATTTACTGCATTTCACAAAAAACCTTGCAAATTTTGCCGGGCGGTAAATCGCGGAAATAACGGCGATAAAGCTTAAATTTAGCCCGACCTTCGTGATTTAAGCGAGGCAAATTTACGCACGGCAAGGCTAACTGCGACCGTCAAATTTAGCCTAAATTTCGCAAAAACTCCGCGTATTCTCTAGCGCCGCGCTCTAAATCGTCCTGGCTTGATACGTAGTCCACGCCCGGAGTCTCCTCTGCGCCGTAAAATGCGAAAAAATCGCGGTAATCGGCGCGAAAATAGTATTTAAACGCAAGCTCAAACGGTGTAAGAACCTCACGCAAGCTAAAATGATAGCGTCCTTGCGGGCAGTAGTCGCTCTTTTTGATGCCTGCGGTCACGGCTAGCGCCACCTTGCGTCCCGCTATGCCGTCCGAACCGCGTCCGTAGGCAAAGCCGTGCGTCATCACCGCGTCGATCCATGATTTTAAAATCGGAGGGCAGGAGAAGTTGTGAAGCGGAAACTGCAAAGCAAGGGCGTCGTGGGCTCTGATGAGCTCTTGCTCGCGCGCGGCGTCGATACTTTTGCCCCCATAAACCTGCGTCAAATCATAAACGCTAAAGCGCTGCGGCTCTTTGAGGGCCTCTTGCAGCAGGCGTTTGTTTATGACCGAGTTTTGGATGTCTGGGTGGGCTAGGATGAGTTTTCATTTTTCTCCTTTTTAATCGAGCAAATTTTAACTGTCGGCAAGCGCCACCTCAAGCTTGCAAATACGCTGTTTCAAACTCCATCGGAGTAAATTTTAGCCCGCGTTTTTCTTGTTTAGCTCGGCCAGCTTTTCGGCGTTTTAAACTCCAACAGGGTAAATTTTAGCGAACTTGGCTTAAATTTGAGCGGAGTATTTGCGCGGTTTAGCGACGCAAATTTAGCGTATTTTTACAAAAACGCTTGCAAATTTCGCAGATTTTCTTTTATGGATGCGGGCTGGTAGAGCGCTGAGATAACGGCGATGTAGTCTGGGTTTAGCGCGGCGATTTGGGCGATATTTGCTACGTTTATGCCGCCGATCACGCAAATGGGGATACGTAAAATTTCCTTTGCGCGCATTATCGTTTCAAATTTACAAAGCGAGGCGTTTGGTTTGGTTGGGCTCGCAAACACGGCGCCAAATGCCGCGTAAGAGGCGCCCTCATCCTGCGCCTTTAGCGCTAAATTTAGATTATCATAGCAGCTAACGCCGATGAAAGCGTCATCGCCTAGTATCTTGCGAGCGGCCTTTACTCCGCCGTCGTCTTTGCCGATGTGCACGGCGTTTGCGCCTATTTTGGCGGCAAATTTTACGTCGTCGTTTACGATAAATCTCGCGCCGTAGCTCTCGCAAAGCTCTTTTAGAGCAGTCGCTACGCGCTCGTTTTTTGGCTCAAGCTTGGTGCGGTACTGTAAAAACTTCACTCCGCACTCTAGCAGCTCGCGAGTTTGCTCGACCACGCTATTTTCGGGCGTTAGGATGTCGTCCGTGATAGCGTAAATTTTAGCCACGGTTTGCGCCCGCGGCTTTGTGATCTAACAGCCGCACGCCGAAATTTGAGCCGTGAGCGTTTTTGATCGCGTTTGCGACGAAGGCTTTGGCGTGCTTGATCGCCGTTATCTCGTCTGCCCCACACGCTAGAGCGCAGGCGATAGCCGTGGCGAAGCTACAACCAGCGCCGTGCATGATCGTGGGACGCTCTAGCGGTTCGCCGAATTTAACTATCTCGCCGCTTTTTTGATAAAGCGTATCCTCGCAAATCTCGCTCGTTTGCGTACGTTTTAGCACGATGTCGCAGGGCAGATCCGCGCCTAAATTTAACCTCTCGCCGTCAAAATTTAACCCCAAAATGCGCGCTTCGTCTAAATTCGGCGTCGCGATGCGGGCTAGACTCAAAAGCTCTTTTAGCGCGTTTATGGCGCCGTCTTGCAGTAGCTTTGCGCCTGATTTCGCCACGCAGACGGGATCTATCACGGCGCTTATGCCTCGGTTTTGCTCCAGCCAGGCTTTTACGCAGGCTATGAGCTGTTCGTTAAAGAGCATACCGATCTTTACGGCGTCAAATTTTAGCTCGGCGCAGACGGCCTCTAGTTGCGCGTTTAAAAACTCGGGCGTTACGGGCATTACCGCGCTCACGCCGCTCGTGTTTTGCGCGGTTAGAGCCGTGATCGCAGTCGCGCTGTAGCAGCCGTAGGCCTCGCAGGTTTTTATGTCGGCTTGTATGCCTGCACCCCCGATGCTGTCGCTGCCTGCGATGATTAGGATATTTTTTTTGGGATTTTTCATTGTTTTGCCTTGAGCGGTTTTGTTAAATTTATCTTTAGGCGAATTTATTTGTCGCCAAAATCCTTGCCGAACTCAACGCCTAGCTCCTTTAAATTTACGGGGCCGTTTCCTTGCGACTCCATCGGCATAGACGGCGGAGTTTGCGGCTGCGTTTGCGTAGGTTGTGAGCCTAAAGAGTCTTGCTCGGTTTGAGCGTTTTTGGTGGCGTTATTTTCGGCTTTTTTAGGTTTTTTCTTCGGTTCTTCTAGCTTTTTGCCGGTTAGGCACTCGTAAATTTGCGAGTGATTTTTCTTCGCCCAATCCTCTTTGACCTCGATTTTTTGATACTCTTTGCTCGTAGGCGAGACAAGGCCGTTTTTGACTAGGGTTTTGTTTAAAATTCTGCTTTTATCGCTTATTTCGCACAGCCATCTATCGCCTAGATTTTTTAGCGTGAGCACGTAGTAGTTGCGCCCTGGACGAAATATCTTTTTGATCTCTTTGTCGTAGGATTTACTGAAATTTTCCAGCTCTTTTTTGTTTTTTACGCATTTTGCGCCATCGTAAAATTTAACGTTTGCGAGCTTGCAAGGAGCGATCACGGCGGCGTTTAGCCTAAAGACAAAGGTATCGTAGTCTAAAATTTTTTCTAAAAAAAGAACTTGTTTAGTGACTTTTTCGCGTTTGGATTTGGTTGTCTGCGTGATTTGCATGTCGGTAAACCGGGCCTGCAAATTTACCGACAGCAAGGCTAAAGCGCAAAATTTAAGCAGGGTAAAAAATGCGCTTTTTTTCATTATTTCAGATCGTATTTTTCTAGCAGTTTATCGTAGCTGCCGTCTTTTTTCATATCGTCAAGCGCGGCGTTTATTTTAGCGATCAGACCTGCTTGCTTGCCTTTGTCAAACGCTATGGAAAAGCCCTCGCTGCCGTCGGCTTCTTTATAAAACTCTTCAATCTCGGGATTTTTCTTTAAAAAGCCGTAGCCGATCGAGCTATCTAATACCAAAGCGTCTATCTTGCCTTTTTTTAAGCCCATGATGAGAGGTACGGGCTCTTCTGCGGGCACCACTTTAGCGCCTGCGATAGCGTTAGCGGCGATCTCTTGGACTGTGCCTTGCTGCACGCCTACTCTTTTGCCGTTTAGGGCCTCTTTGCTCGCGATAGCGTCGTTGCCTTTAGCGCGCAAATAGATATTTTCGGTCGCGTAGTAAGCCTGTGTGAAATCAATCGACTTTCGTCTATCGTCGGTCGCGCTCATCGCGCTTGCTACGGCGTCGATCTTGCCGGTTTTTAGAGCTGGGATTAGGCCGTCAAAGCTCATATTTACGATCTTGTACTCAAAACCCGCGCGTTTAGCGAGCTCTGCTACCAGATCCATATCAAAGCCGGTGATCTTGTTTTGCTCATCCACATACTCAAACGGCGGATAGTTGGCGGCGGTACCGATCTTTAGCTCGGCGGCGCCAAGCGTAGCTAGAGCCGCTAAAAGCAGCGTAAAAATCTTTTTCATTTTCTCTCCTTTATTTGGTTTTAAATTTAGCCCGCGTCTTTGTGCGGGCTCGTAAATTTACTTTAAGCCGTATTTTTCCATCATCTTGTCAAATTCGCCGCTCTTTTTGAGCTCCTCTATCGCGGCATCTATCTTTCCGATTAGCTCTAAGTGCTTGCCCTTATCAAACGCGACGGCAAAGCCCTCGGTGCCGTCGGGAAGCTTTAAAAACTCCTCCAAATCCGAGTTTTGCTTTAGATACTCGTAGCCGATCGGACTATCGGTCAGCACGATGTCTATCTTACCCGCTTTTAGCGCTAAAATCGCAGCCGCTACGTTTTCAGCCGGCACGGCCAGGTCGCCGCAGATGGATTTAGCCGCGGTCTCTTGCAGGGTGCCTACTTGCGCGCTTATTTTTTTGAGATGCATATTGGTCGCATTTACGTCGGCTCCTTTTTTGCGGATGAAAAGATTATCCGAAAAATAATAAGGCTTCGTAAAATCGACCGATTTTCTTCTCTCCTCGGTCGCGCTCATACCGCTTAACGCGGCGTCTATCTTGCCCGTTTTTAGAGCTGGGATCAGCCCGTCAAAGCTCATATTTTGTATGTCGAATTTGACGCCGATCTTCTTGCCGACGGCCTCTATCATATCGATTTCAAAGCCTACGATCTTGTTGTGCTCGTCGATATACTCAAACGGCGGGTAGTCCGCGCTCGAACCAACTCTTATCGTTTGTTGTACCGCTACGGGGGCCGCCTCGTTTTTTACTGCGGCGTCTTTGCTCGCTTTTTCATTCGAGCTTTGACCGCAACCTGAAAGCATCAAAGCGGTGACTGCGAAAACGAAAAGTTTTTTAAATTTGCCGGCGGACAAAGCCGCAACGATGTTTTGTGACATTTTGACCTCCTTTTAGTGGTTTAAAATTTTACCTAGAAAATCCTGCAAACGCTGATTGCTAGGGTTTTCAAAGACGTTTTTAGGCGTGTCGTCCACGGCTATTTTACCGCCGTGCATAAAAAATATCCTATTTGCCACGTTTTTAGCAAAACCCATC comes from the Campylobacter rectus genome and includes:
- the thiE gene encoding thiamine phosphate synthase, encoding MAKIYAITDDILTPENSVVEQTRELLECGVKFLQYRTKLEPKNERVATALKELCESYGARFIVNDDVKFAAKIGANAVHIGKDDGGVKAARKILGDDAFIGVSCYDNLNLALKAQDEGASYAAFGAVFASPTKPNASLCKFETIMRAKEILRIPICVIGGINVANIAQIAALNPDYIAVISALYQPASIKENLRNLQAFL
- a CDS encoding hydroxymethylpyrimidine/phosphomethylpyrimidine kinase, whose translation is MKNPKKNILIIAGSDSIGGAGIQADIKTCEAYGCYSATAITALTAQNTSGVSAVMPVTPEFLNAQLEAVCAELKFDAVKIGMLFNEQLIACVKAWLEQNRGISAVIDPVCVAKSGAKLLQDGAINALKELLSLARIATPNLDEARILGLNFDGERLNLGADLPCDIVLKRTQTSEICEDTLYQKSGEIVKFGEPLERPTIMHGAGCSFATAIACALACGADEITAIKHAKAFVANAIKNAHGSNFGVRLLDHKAAGANRG
- a CDS encoding basic amino acid ABC transporter substrate-binding protein, whose amino-acid sequence is MKKIFTLLLAALATLGAAELKIGTAANYPPFEYVDEQNKITGFDMDLVAELAKRAGFEYKIVNMSFDGLIPALKTGKIDAVASAMSATDDRRKSIDFTQAYYATENIYLRAKGNDAIASKEALNGKRVGVQQGTVQEIAANAIAGAKVVPAEEPVPLIMGLKKGKIDALVLDSSIGYGFLKKNPEIEEFYKEADGSEGFSIAFDKGKQAGLIAKINAALDDMKKDGSYDKLLEKYDLK
- a CDS encoding transporter substrate-binding domain-containing protein; protein product: MSQNIVAALSAGKFKKLFVFAVTALMLSGCGQSSNEKASKDAAVKNEAAPVAVQQTIRVGSSADYPPFEYIDEHNKIVGFEIDMIEAVGKKIGVKFDIQNMSFDGLIPALKTGKIDAALSGMSATEERRKSVDFTKPYYFSDNLFIRKKGADVNATNMHLKKISAQVGTLQETAAKSICGDLAVPAENVAAAILALKAGKIDIVLTDSPIGYEYLKQNSDLEEFLKLPDGTEGFAVAFDKGKHLELIGKIDAAIEELKKSGEFDKMMEKYGLK